From Oncorhynchus mykiss isolate Arlee chromosome 6, USDA_OmykA_1.1, whole genome shotgun sequence, the proteins below share one genomic window:
- the LOC110525260 gene encoding cysteine dioxygenase type 1, whose protein sequence is MEKPEVMTPKSLDDLIKLLHKLFESDKINVEEVQQIMEAYDSNPQEWKKFAMFDPTRYTRNLVDEGNGKFNLILLCWGEGQGSSIHDHTDSHCFMKMLQGELKETLFQWPNNKTQDVGDMVQKSQRILKENQCAYINDSLGLHRVENDSHTDGSVSLHLYSPPFDTCQTFDERTGHKNTVKMTFWSKFGKRTQSETTVSQENN, encoded by the exons ATGGAGAAACCCGAAGTGATGACACCAAAAAGTCTCGATGACCTGATCAAATTGCTGCATAAACTCTTTGAAAGTGACAAAATCAATGTGGAGGAGGTGCAACAAATAATGGAGGCATATGACAGCAATCCACAGGAGTGGAAGAAATTTGCAATGTTTGACCCGACCAG GTACACAAGGAACCTGGTGGATGAAGGGAACGGAAAGTTCAACCTCATTTTACTCTGCTGGGGAGAGGGTCAGGGCag CAGTATCCATGACCACACAGACTCCCACTGTTTCATGAAGATGCTGCAAGGCGAACTGAAGGAGACGTTGTTTCAATGGCCCAATAACAAAACACAGGATGTTGGTGACATGGTTCAGAAATCTCAGAGAATTCTGAAAGAAAACCAGTGTGCCTACATCAATG ATTCCCTTGGGTTGCACAGAGTAGAGAACGACAGTCACACCGACGGTTCGGTCAGTTTGCACCTGTACAGTCCCCCCTTCGACACCTGCCAGACTTTTGACGAGCGCACAGGACACAAGAACACTGTCAAGATGACGTTCTGGAGCAAATTTGGAAAGAGGACTCAATCT
- the LOC110525261 gene encoding AP-3 complex subunit sigma-1: MIKAILIFNNHGKPRLSKFYEHYNEDTEQQIIRETFHLVSKRDENVCNFLEGGMLIGGSENRLIYRHYATLYFVFCVDSSESELGILDLIQVFVETLDKCFENVCELDLIFHVDKVHNILAEMVMGGMVLETNMNEIIIQVDAQNKMEKSEAGIAGAPARAVSAVKNMNLPEMPRNINIGDISIKVPNLPSFK; encoded by the exons ATGATTAAAGCCATACTAATATTCAACAACCATGGGAAACCTCGGCTTTCTAAATTCTACGAGCATTAC AACGAAGACACGGAACAACAAATCATCAGAGAAACATTTCATCTGGTGTCCAAAAGAGATGAGAACGTCTGCAATTTTCTAGAAGGTGGAAT GTTGATTGGTGGATCTGAGAACAGGCTCATCTACAGACACTATGCCACGCTCTACTTTGTATTCTGCGTCGATTCCTCTGAGAGCGAGCTTGGCATCCTAGACCTTATCCAG GTGTTTGTGGAAACATTGGACAAATGCTTCGAGAATGTCTGTGAACTTGACTTAATTTTCCACGTGGACAAG GTCCACAATATACTGGCAGAGATGGTGATGGGGGGGATGGTGCTGGAGACCAACATGAATGAGATCATCATACAGGTGGACGCCCAAAACAAAATGGAGAAATCGGAG GCTGGTATTGCAGGAGCCCCTGCTCGCGCAGTGTCAGCCGTAAAGAACATGAACCTCCCCGAAATGCCCAGAAACATCAACATTGGAGACATCAGCATAAAAGTGCCAAACTTACCCTCCTTCAAATAG